The sequence below is a genomic window from Rhinopithecus roxellana isolate Shanxi Qingling chromosome 7, ASM756505v1, whole genome shotgun sequence.
TCTGTATCTCCAATTATTTTTCAAGCAGAAGCTGCAACCCCAAAAACCCTTCTCTACTCATGAGCTCACCAAGACCCACTGTTCATAAGCCTATGAGTTTTGCCAACCTAGCTTCCATCTCACTCTTCTGCATCAAGCTCCCTTCTATGGcaataaaggaaaataaggaaCATAATGTGGAGGTTGCTGTCACAGTCACAACAGGGTCCAAAAGTTGTATTCCTAAATGTAtttttggctgagcatggtggctcatgcctgtaatcccagcactttgggaggctgaggcaggcagatcacgaggtcgagaaatcgagatcatcctggccaacatggtgaaaccctgtctctactaacaatacaaaaaaaattagctgggcgtggtggcgcacacctgtagtcccagctacttgggaggctgaggcaggagaactgcttgaactcaggaggcagaggttgcagtgagccgagatcgcactactgcactccagcctggtgacagagcgagaccccgtcacacacacacacacacacacacacacacacacacacacacacaaattgcaTTTTCTTACCCCCTAACCAATTAGAACTCCAAAGAAATTTCCCcactaaataattataaaatgtcatGCTTTACTAAGCAGTACTACTTTTGTGAGCTTCTCTGGAAATCATCTAGTATAATGAAAACTCTAAGGGCAGAGAATTTTGTCTCTGTATCTTCATCTCCAGCATATACTGTAGTTCATCATTTCTGAGTTGCTATCAATTATAAGATGCATTCCAGATAAGCAAAACCATGGAAAACAAATAGACATCCTATCATCAGTGAAATATAACAGTAActagcacataataggtgcttaatGCTTActgaattgaattattttttttttaaagtttctttggGAAAGTATTTTGAAGCCCACGCAATCTACTTACAAACAAATGCTTAATGCTTACTGAagtgaattatatatatttttaaagtttctttgaGAAAGTATTTTGAGGCCTCAGAAATCTACTTACAGACAAATCtattgggggagggggtggtggcAAAGGATTACAACTTGAGGGTTGCCTGTATTTCCAATAGCCAATTTGAAAAGAATGGAAGTACTCCATAGTGGTCCATTTTTAAATCTAGGTGTATGactatttctcttctctttgtcctTACCTCATCAATTAGCTTCCTGGCATTTGCAATAGTATAATCACCAGCAAATAAAACCACTAAGCATGATTCATCGCTGCTCTTCTGTCTCTGACCCCGGGATATTGGAACAATGCTTCTATTGGCTTCTGTGGAAACACGAACAGCTTTGAGCTCTTCAGTAGTAGGTATAGGAACATAGTCCTGAATCACAGCTTCTTCTGGAAGAAGGCTCCAGTTGAGTTCTCCTGACACAGGTGTAAAGTCATGAATGTTACTCCATGTATTGTTGAAGATACTTAGCCCTGCATCTTTGAACTGGAAAGCTAATTCAGGATAGTACCATTGAAAACAGCCAAATTTGATATTTGAGGAAGACTCAATGATGGGTTGAGTGGCACAACACAAAAAGACTTCCAGCTTTCTACAATCTCGCACACGAAATTGTTGGCAGGCTAATGTGCACTTGCAATCTCTGCAATTCCGGAAAAACACGCTGCCTTTCACGGGTCCCAGAAAAATTATGCAGTTAGTACAGTCATCAATGGTAATTGTAGCAGAGTGATCAAAAATATAGATGTTACAGTTCTCACAGTCTTGAATGAGAAACTGTTGACCTGCTACTGTCCCAGGTAAGCGACCTACTGTTTCATCCTTCAGTCCACTGAACATGTAGTCTTTTGGATCAACCTGCAGGAACAAAACACAGACCTTGAGTATTATTaacattattcaacaaatatcagCTAAATGCCTATTGGCTGCCAGGCACAGTTCTTAGTGCTGAAATAGAAATTCTTAAATCTCAAGGACTTTGaaacacaataagaaaatgaacaggaCAAATTGTTTCTctcaataataatataaaacttaTGATCTTAGTCAATATACACACCTCCCAGAAGACAGATCCACTATTTTTGCTATTAAATTGTGTTCTGGGCATGAAAGCTAAAGGGTAGCCTCTGTAACGCTATGGTTTGAGTTTCCCCATGACTTAACCCAAGTGACACCTACATCATCATTGCTACTGTCAATATTGTCAGTAGGCTTTTAGCCTATTTGGAATTTATATAAGTGAAAAATGTACTAAGCTTTGTAGAGTACCAGggtcaaaaaaatatttttaaatgattgttttaataAAAGGGACTATGAAAAATTCAACTCATATCCTATGTATCTAATGATCTTAACCACAACCTTGCTATTTCAGCTTtctgatactttttcttttttgatgcttcatttttaaaacttctacttCTCTGAAAAAttctgaggctgggtgcagtggctcttgcttttaatcccagcactttgggaggcggaggtgggaggatcagatgagaccaggagttcgagaccagcctggccaacatggcgaaaccccgtctctattaaaaatacaaaaattacccaggcgtggtggcacacgtctgtaatcccagctacttgggaggctgaggcacaagaatagcttgagccttggaggtggaggctgcagtgagccgagatcgcaccactgcactccagcctgggggacagagtgagactttctctctctcaaaaaaaaaaaaataataataataataataaaataaaattctgaaaatggGAATGTACCCAGACTGAAATATATTTCTCTATCCTTTTTCAAATCAATGTATGGGTCTCAGTTTCTAAACCCCAACTGATTTCTGCAATATgctacagaaaacagaagaaccTGAAGGCACAAGAATCACAATATGTAAATGCAAGCAAATTCGATTCAAGCATTTATTAAGCTACAATGCAATTTTTCAAATTTGGCCATTTCTATCCTTAGATCTTCCAAACTGTAGctcaat
It includes:
- the RP2 gene encoding protein XRP2, yielding MGCFFSKRRKADKESRPENEEERPKQYSWDQREKVDPKDYMFSGLKDETVGRLPGTVAGQQFLIQDCENCNIYIFDHSATITIDDCTNCIIFLGPVKGSVFFRNCRDCKCTLACQQFRVRDCRKLEVFLCCATQPIIESSSNIKFGCFQWYYPELAFQFKDAGLSIFNNTWSNIHDFTPVSGELNWSLLPEEAVIQDYVPIPTTEELKAVRVSTEANRSIVPISRGQRQKSSDESCLVVLFAGDYTIANARKLIDEMVGKGFFLVQTKEVSMKAEDAQRVFREKAPDFLPLLNKGPVIALEFNGDGAVEGCQLIVNEIFNGTKMFVSESKETASGDVDSFYNFADIQMGI